CCGAATCTTCATGGCATTTCTGATAGTTTTGATCAGGTTTGTAAGCTCCTCGAACCTGGGGCCAAAATTAGGCAGTTAGCATACTGGTGCTAGTGACAGTGAAGAGGAGGAATTAACTGTCAACAAACCTCACACTAAACATTATGTGCAGTAGACCAAACCCAGAAAATGCAGAAATGAAGCCTCCAAAAAACCAAAATATGCAGCCTGACCAACTGGTTGTCCTGTAATGTTAGGCAGACCATACATTTACTAAATAAGCATTAAGTGACCTGTTTACCAGCGTAATCATTATTTAACTGAATTGCACAAGGGCTGCAATTCTGCCATCATTTGTTCATATTGTAATCTGCCCTGAAGCCATGTCCCCAACAGAGCAGCAGTAATCCCAATTAATCGTTCAAAATATCACTAACATATGCTTTATCAATCAGGCACATAAACACAGCCAGTTTGCTGGGATGACTTAGCAATAACACAACCAGTTAAGTAACTGGGTTGAGTACCTCAGACTCAACACAGAATCCCCTCCAAACAGAGTATGTGGTTTTAACCAGGAGACTAACTGCATGCTTATACTGCCAGTAAACAAGTTACAGAAACGATTGTGCTTTATGAAGCAACTTGTGAATTTTAAAGTTTACAATACATATTCACACAACCCAAATAATCACATCACTAACAGGATACATACACTTGTGCTGCATTCAACACAAAAACTGACCTCTTGTCCTTGGCACTGCGCACCACCCTTTTGGTGTCCTCTTCATCGTCGCTTAGCAGCAGAGACCTGAGTAAGACAGCAGAGTGAGAAACAGCAGAGGCGGCACAAAAGGACAAGTGGAGGAACCCAGGTGACGGGCAGACACGAACTGTTTAGTGAAGGTGGTCCCAGTGGTTTTGGGAATGACCTCCTCCCCAGATGAGGACTCCTCTGTCTCACTGTCAGATCCAGTCGCAAAGAAGCGAGACATTGCTGTAGGAAGCTGATGCTGTAAAGAAACAAACTACCATCACTGCATTAAACCCCCTTCTTTGCTTGACATGTGAAACTGAACTTAAGGCTTGATTTAAATATTACTATTGTtgtcaataataataaataacaataacaataaacgtCACTGAAATACTTTAATATACATGTATACCCCTTTGCGTGTAGACTTCCTGACATTATATATTTTCACACTTATTAATGTTACATTCATAGTCATatacacattttaaaatgaataagcTGCACATTTAATTTCGTGATACCTGTTATTAAAGTCTCAAGTACGTAACAAAAAGCGgcataagattttttttaaatatcaattTTAACATTATTACTTTTGGCCAAAATTGTAGCCTGACAGCTTCCTTACTACCGAACATAACACGTTCGGACACAGCCCCCGTTGCGGTTTTCATGCCAGCCAAAGGAACTTAGCTAGAACCTAAACTCCTTCTGGCATATGCTCGAAAAAAATAACTCATCCCGACACAGTCCAAAATAAAGTCCTTTACATTTTCAAAAACATCTGGGAAATGCAATTAAGATTAGTCGGTATCATCATTCGCCTAGGAGCTACCCAATATAAAGGTAAAAGGGCGATATAACTAGAATAACGAGAAATCAACCTCGACAAAGGGAGCAATCTTAATGCCGCGTCAATCGTATAACATATAAGCAACGTATAAATTCACAACGTATGTAATTATACAAAAGTGGAATTTACTAAGTTGAACTGCATAGGCTAAGTGCACGCGCTTTATCTGCGCAGCCGACAGGCCTGGACATCTACATGGTTGATAAAGGCTAGGCCTTTATCAGCACCGGCACCGCGCCTAAACACCGCATACCCTCGAGCGCTCATTCCGAACCACAATTCGAGGACTCCATCTCACCTGCGTCCACAAGAAATGCTGTCAATCCGTCAGCAAAGAAGATTTTAAAACTCGCGTACTGATATTGCCAGTTAGTCTTAAGGATGCGTGTAGGGAAACGCTGCATGAGCGGTCGGACGCTCGGCGGAAAAGGAAGTGACGTACACGGGCGCCTACTGCTGGGGACTGTCGTTAGGGCTCCGTCGGTGAAGAACGAAGATAATCATGGGCTGTGACGGAATATATCGCCGTGTTATGTACGACTTATACAATACTAATTAATTCACCCTTATATTAAGGTGACAATCGTGCAACCCATGGCCCTTGGTTAATTTTTCTTATTCTTAATATTGCAATTTAATGTTATGGAGCACCGAGCTGCACTTGTTACCATTCCGGATATTCTATTAATTGGGCTTTTTACTGAATTGCCATTTCTGAAATATTATTTGCATTCATGGCACAAaaggtttttatttttcttaaaacAAATAGTCTAATATAATTAGTGTCAGACACCTCACCTTAGGGATATTGATGTCAAGGAGGCAGATGAGAAGCATCAGAGGGCCGAGGTGCTGGCCAGTGCATGGCTAGCATTACGGTAATACCGCATATATGTATTCCGGACTGAGGTATGGGCGGGTGAGCAGGACACCAGTGGAACTTCTTGCCGCCTTATTTTCCCACCAATGAATATCGAAATCACAGATTTTCGGGACGTCGCGCTTCATTTGCGGAAGAGGCGAGATGTATGTTCAGGACTGTTTAACATAATAATCAACTGGTAAACTGAAATTTGCACCACTACTTAAGTGATCAACAAATTTTTAATCTACAGATTTACTCATTATTCTACTTACATGATCTGCATCCCAGAGGACCAAAAATGAGCAGTTAATAAAGGACTGGCTTAACTAAACTTTTGTCCCCACAGAAAAAGCTCATTCTTTTGTAAAGATAGTACTATTACCCCCGGTAGTTGGGTGCTTGAATCTCACCCCGACTGTGAGGAGGCTGCATGCAGTTAGACCAACCAACATCCTACTTTGTTAGTTCTGTGTGATTGTGCCTGCTATGGACTGGTGTCCTGTTCAGGTTATTGGCATCATTTGGAAGTCTTGTTCTGCTTGGGACAGGCCCTAAGCTTACCCATAACCCAGACTAGGATAAGCAGCTAGATGATGAAAGGAACACAGCTCAAACATATTTTTACCCTTTTAACATTGAAGCTGGCACTGCTATATTTTAATAGCAAGTGGGGATGTGAGTCACCACAAGTAAGTTGTAACTGACTGGTTTGATCAAGTTAACCCAACAGCACTGAATAATGTACACTACTGTTCAAAAGTTTGAGGTTACATGGAATAGCCGTCACTCCTCAGAACAAGAAGTTATGCGTTTCTGCCCAATTTGAGCTTCAATCGAACCCACAATTGCTAATGCTTCAGGCACTCAACTAATCCGAAGGCCAATTGTGTTGCTTTCTTAATCAGCAAAACAGTTTTCAGCAATGCTAACAATTTCAAAAGGGATTTCTAATGATCAAATTTGCCTTGTAAAATTATAAACTTGGATAAGCAAACATGCCATTGGGACATAGAACTGATGGTTGCTGATAATGGGCCTTGGTACACCAATATAGATATTACATCAAAAGCCAGCCATTTCCAGCTACAATAGCCATGTACATTAACAATGTTTAGTTTCCTAATTTGTAATTttaatggacaaaaaaaaaattacttctTTCAGAAACAAGGACATTTCTAAGTGACCCCAAACTTTTGAACAGTAATTAGATTCTTGCTTTGTTGGAAGCCATGTAGCTCTAGCTCCAGTACTGCTTACACTcgacattcactggaagctcagccacaCTTATACCTAGATTCTCCAAGAGCACACATTTGCAATGTGCCATTTGTCTCATTTATATACACTGCTACAAAACCATCTGCTAAAAAGTAAATGCAAGTAAAAGTAACTGATAAAGCAGCtacaattattttaaaaaaaaggtaCAATTTATTttcacagatcaataaaagtcaATGATTCCTATGGAAATATTGGTCAATGAAATGGGAATAAGTTCTCAGTTTGGTTGTTTCTACTTGTCTGAACTTGCTGAATGCAGAGCTACATAGCAGTTCTGCagttgttccaccacaaatactGCTGTCAGCCCAAAAACTGCTGACTGATACACCTGTACCACTATTGTTTCAGGCACCAAATCAGTAACATGACCAAACTGAAAATCATCCAGTTGCCTTTTTCTCACAGGCCAAAGCAAAAATGTTCAAAGGAAACAAATGCAAATGGTCGTGCCACTCCACCTTGACATTCTGCATTCACATATGAGCAGCTCTGCAATCTCATTTGCTGCCAGTTACCATCACGTCTTTGAAAATGCTAGGATACTGCAGAATAGGGGCACAGAAGACATATGCAAGTATAACATTGACAGACTGGTTTTACAACAGTAGCACGAGTGAATGATGGTGAATATAGAAAGGTTTGCAGAATGTTGGGGACAAACCACAAGAGGAAGAATATCTAATATAGGAGGTAGAACAAGAGAAGAGACTGCGGCATAAGAGGACAATATAAAGAAACAGTGCAGTGGGAAAGATGCACGGATATTAGAGTGTTCTCCTGCGGTCTATGTTGACTGATTCTTAATCTTAGGTCACAGAAAGTAATCAGCCACTGGCTTTTTGGAAGGGATGCCTCTTGTTTCCTGTGGTGCAGCTTCAAAAATAATGAATTCTTTCTGCAGATGTTCATCCAGCTCCAGTATTGCCGCTACATTCCCACACCTGAGAGAGACAAAGAATTCATTCTAAACAATTAAAAGAGCTCAAATACAAAACAGTTGATGGCCATGAGCACAGTATATAGCAGGTAAGAAAGATGGTACCTGTAGCAGTAGTTTGGTGCTGACCACACCGTCAGCACAGTTTCATTGAAGTGCCACTTATACCCTTCCATAACAAGCTGGTGGGCCCTGCAGATCATGTCAATGTCGTTTGCAGCATTAAACTGGGCAACAACGTCACTACCAAATAGATATCCAGCACCTCTTGGACTCACACCCCACCCTGTTGTGTCTGAAAGAGAAAGATGAGGGTGGGGGCAATGGTACATATGCATATACCAACAAGATGATTACTGAATATTGTATAGCAATGTCAGGGGAGGGTGTTCTTACCTTCTGGGTCAGACCATAGCAAGTCACACATAGGCCCATCATGTGGGACCTCCTGCTTTCTGTCAATGGTTCTTATTTGGTCCAGAGTTTGTATAGATGGGGAGAGCCCACCATGCACGCAAAATATCTGACGATGCGGAGATGGAGAAGTCTGTCACTGACTATACACACACCCAATTAAATACTGAGGGCAGTAAAATTCCACAAAACAAATTGATTTCCATGACTTGCTCTATACATTATTGGAACTGTGATCAAGGGCATTAAtctccatttaaaaaaaaaaaatcaattctaATTAGACTGCAGATCCTTATGGACAGGAGAAACACTGACCTTCCCATCAATAATTGCAGAGAGAGACAAGTAGTCGAAGATCTCTGTACAGTATCGCCACACAGTCACAGACCCATATTTCCTTAGGCATTCATCATAAAAGCCATACACCTGTGTAATCTGCCTGGATTCATGGTTCCCTCTTATCAGTGTGATTCTGTCTGGATATCGCACCTGAAAAGTAGAACAAGGGTTAATGGAAGGTGTTCAACAGGCAAATGAAGTAGCCTGCTCAAGTTAATAAATGAACAATATTACACCCCAAATCAAAATCTATAATCTTCAGCAACGGCACCACAATAATTTGTTGTGAAAGTACCATACTGGACCAAATAAGTTGGTGCTTCCCCCCCAAAACATAAGATCTACAAAACTGGTGACATCTTGTACGAGGACTCGAAATTTAATGGTCATTACACACATACAGCGGTAGGTGGCACAAATCATCCACCTGCTGGCTAAAGGTGACCGCATACTACAAATGTAGAGAGAAGCTTTAGCAATATGTTATGAGTGACGATTCCACCACCTGGCCATGCTTGGCTGACAATGTCATGCTGCAGAGCTACACAGAAAGGCTAATTATGCAGTTACCGGTATGCTTTGCACTACATATATTTTTGGGTTGCCTGTTAAATTAAACTAGCGGCTGTCACTTGAGTAACTCGTTTTACAAGAACTTTCacctttattaaaatgactcaaCCACTCGCCACAATACGTTCTTGCTTTCTTTATGGGGGTCTGCTGCACTGAAAACATTCTGCGCTCTCTACGATTCTGGAGTTTGTAGTATTGACCATGTATCCCATTTCCCACtaaatgtttgttttctgtTATGTTTTCTATTTAACACACTAATGTGAAAGCTGACTGCAACTGCCTGTGATTGGTTTATATCAGGGGGATGGTTCTTGTATGATAGATTTTTatagaaataaatgacaattattaaaaaaaccTTTTTCAAAAAAGGTTCTGTAAAGGGGAGGGTTTTACATTCGAGTGAGTACAAAAATTCTTTTCTACAGCATTTCACTACAGTTAAAGGATATGGATActgttttattaaacaaaaatcaCATAGAACCAATTACAAAATGAAATGTAGTACATGTGAAGACCTCTTTAATCCTTTCCATGTAAGGATGGGCACATGACTGCCAAATTACCTTAAGAGCAAGGAGAAGAAGAAACGTCTCCACACTGTAGAATCCGCGGTCCACAAAATCACCCATGAAGAGGTAATTTGTCTCTGGGACATCACCACCAACCTGTTGGACAATTGGCAAAATATGGTTTTCCAGCGGTACATAATGATTTAATGAGAAAGAATGTTCCAGAACAATACTACTATAGCTCCACCAATTGCTAATCCCACCACAACTTAAAAACTTTATATCAGGATGTGGACAAAGACATGCATGCACAAATTTAGTTGAGAAGgaaatttttagtttttgtgagCCACACATCCATACTGAGTACTGAGCAAGGAATGCCAAGCAATATTTACAAGGACTAAGGAAATACCCAAAAGCAGCGTGCCCTCCAACGATAAAACCATTACAACTGTGGCCCATCTGATACACAAAAAATGTACCGAGTCAAGCTATAGTGTTTCTCAACAAAAATGCATCCTGTGTATTCATGTGTTGCTACCCAAGGACACAAGTTGCTTAATAtctctctcacatacacacaaacaaacaggaaTTATACTCCATTATGGAAAAAGACAAACGTACTATTTCCCCAACTAATAACGCGGTAATCTTagaaaaatgggaaaaaaaagcaaGCCCAGGAGTGGGGGGGAAGTCACTGTACTTACTCTGAACAACTCCTTCAGGTCATAAAACTGCCCATGGATATCACCACATACCTGACATAGTGGGGAAAAAATACTTTCCTTACATTACTGAAAGACACCATACTCAaggatggtttttttttttttaaaaaaaagctacTTACAGTTACTGGAGAGTCCACTCTTTGAACATTGCTTTCTTCAACAAGTATCTCCCTAAAAACACAAgcgcacacacataaacacagcgTTAAAAAAATCCAGATGTGGAtttcacaaatacacacatgaaCAAACAATGAAGGACCaggcacaaacagtcactacactttaATTGAATAAAGAACTTCAAAGAGGTCTGACAGCAAACAATTTAATCTGGAAGTACAAATGGCTCAGATATATATGATGAATTTCCTGGTTTGAACATTCTTGCTCAAACATACAAAGTAATATTTGACAAGAGTTTTAAATGGAAATATCAGCAATGAGCTAAAAAATATTAGACGTACACATGGTTTCCatacaaaaaacaaattaattacCTGGCTTTGGCACACAGAGCCTTCAcctcattttctttgatgagctcGCACCGTCGGAGCTGGTCAATTTGTCTGTCTAAGTCACTAATGTCCCCCATAGTCAACAACAGCAGGACAGCACCTCACTCACGTCACCGATTCAAAATTTGAGTTGGACAGATATACCAGCACTGTCTCATTGACATACAAACATGCACAGTTACTTTCCAACTCACAAACACCGATTACTGACTACCTCAGACTAAAATTAAAGATTAAACTTAAAGGAGAGTAGAGGGGGCGATCCAGAAGGATGAAAGAACCTATACGAAAGAGAAAACAAAAATCACAATCTGCCGACTAGAACTAAACATTTAAATGTACAAACGAAAAATAATGTAAGCGATTAAACAATGAGCTTATTAATAACACGTTATGAACCAAGTACTACCCAAAATAGTGAAGAATACTAATGTGCTTATTTCGGGTTATACAACAGCtcgtaaaaataataaaaaaaattgcgaTGCTCATATCAGCGTTGCTAGACTACAAACTCCTACAGAAGTTAACTTACGAAAGCAATACTACTAGGTGTTCCTCGTTTGATTTAGATATTTATGGCCAACGATTTACCAAATATGAAAAGCACATTTTAGTTACAGTACATCtgcttttttgttaagtatatcACCTGTTCAACTTCCTTCGTATACTATAATACTATTTTTCTAGTCAAGATTTAGAGTACCGTCGGCGAGGGATCTCTCGTTCGTTCGCCAGGGACTCCGCAAACAAAACCGGCATTTGCCAAGAGACAAATGAGCCACACAACCAGTTGTTATTTTTCTCAGCTAGCGCCGAGTGAAGATAACTGGCTTAAACTATCAGTGAAATGTTAATACAGAGTTTGAGAATACGCTGATGTGTTTTAACTCAAACTGCCGGTTAGACGTCCGTGAAAAGCCGCAAGCTAGGCTAGCCTGCGGTCTTGCGTTGTTTTACTGAAGTTCCACCAAGAAATAGCGAACTAACCGAAGTTTAACACGTATTATAAATACCAACAGCAACACCACTCGTATATCAATTTAAgtttaaaatcattttaaacgACGCTCAACATTTTTCTCGGCCACTGAAGTGTGTTAGCCAGTTAGTCAGCTAGTCTCAATTTAGCCAGTTCGCAACAACGAAAGGCCCAGGAAAAAAGACGACGGGCGGACTAGGACCGATCGAGATCTACATAAAACGTAAACCCGCGATCAATTTCATACTTCACCTTACGAAGAACTACTAACAATCGTCTAAAATTCGTGTAAAGCTCTAAGTTAGCTGTTACCTCTTTGAAATACGTTTCTTTTCCCGGTTTCCCCCGGTTCTTTTCACAGCGCCACTAAAGCCGTGGCTATAGATGGCTAGCGCCCCCTCACGCGCAATGCCGCACATGCACACGCGCGCGCACCAGCTTCCGGTACTGAGCTCCACCTCGGAAGGACTGCGCTTTGGTTTCTTTTCGTGATCTTGACGTCACGCTTTGTTCCGACAATGGCGGGAGGGGCGTGGCCAcaacattttaaatgtttaaaatacaGGCTAATGTCATTTCCAAATGAAAGGTCTACGATAATGGGAAAGGTATTTAAATTCACAGTTACATTTTAACACCATTCACATATAAACAGTTTAAAAACATAAAGAGAACTGAAATAGTGTGCGAAGTAAATTCATTTGTACTAAGGCATTCATAATTAGTATTTTTAAACTATTTTGTgattttgaaatgtaaaaaaaaaaccaaacctTAAAATGGAACTGGCCTCATGGCACTGTTTCACACCACCAGGCTTCGGGACTCAAACCCGCCTCTTTGTATAGTTTGTATATTGTTCCCCGTGTCATATGGTTGTACGTTTCGCAAAAGCCATGCTGCTAACATGCAACTGAACGGTTCCAACTATTTAAGCCGCTAACGGGAGGGTTCCTCCTGCTGACTGCATTTATCACCATGTCAATATTAATTAGCTACCCCATATACCGACGTACTAATTATGCAATGCTTAGGCCTTGGTCAACTTTTTTGATAGCTAAGGTTCTTTTATTTGTTGTGGAGCGCTGTGCAGAATGGTCCCAGTTCAGATCTCCTCttcattaatgtttttttcattattattattgaattgACATTCCTAAAGTATTAATAGTGGTATTAGTGTCACAAAGGTTTTTCtcttaaaatgcatattctaataCACTTTTATTCTGCTTGAACAATTAATTGCATACTGAACACAAACTTGCACCTTTTGTACTATTCTTAAAGCATTTGCATCTCAGAACTCAGAAATTCTTTGTCTGTTAGATCAAAACCCAGAAAGGAGACATTGTCGAATGATAGGTATACAGGACTGACCTTCCTGAATTAAACTTGTTCCCCCAAAGAAGAAACTCACTCTTATGTGGTGAACTTCTTCTA
The sequence above is a segment of the Brienomyrus brachyistius isolate T26 chromosome 5, BBRACH_0.4, whole genome shotgun sequence genome. Coding sequences within it:
- the ppp4cb gene encoding serine/threonine-protein phosphatase 4 catalytic subunit B, translating into MGDISDLDRQIDQLRRCELIKENEVKALCAKAREILVEESNVQRVDSPVTVCGDIHGQFYDLKELFRVGGDVPETNYLFMGDFVDRGFYSVETFLLLLALKVRYPDRITLIRGNHESRQITQVYGFYDECLRKYGSVTVWRYCTEIFDYLSLSAIIDGKIFCVHGGLSPSIQTLDQIRTIDRKQEVPHDGPMCDLLWSDPEDTTGWGVSPRGAGYLFGSDVVAQFNAANDIDMICRAHQLVMEGYKWHFNETVLTVWSAPNYCYRCGNVAAILELDEHLQKEFIIFEAAPQETRGIPSKKPVADYFL